In Phenylobacterium koreense, one DNA window encodes the following:
- a CDS encoding DUF7662 domain-containing protein, with product MSKYSPLSDHLASLAAAEWRASFAEIEAVLGASLPKAAQQPGWWRSEAEKPHQRAWLDQDWKVAEVGGGVVTFRKDQLAHEIQPPVLKAASETASHEAHKRQALSVTAVVGGAVALVAGLGVLVAKAVRSRKA from the coding sequence ATGAGCAAATACAGCCCCCTGTCAGATCATCTCGCCAGCCTGGCCGCCGCCGAATGGCGCGCCAGCTTCGCCGAGATCGAGGCCGTTCTCGGCGCGTCCCTGCCCAAGGCGGCCCAGCAGCCGGGCTGGTGGAGGAGCGAGGCCGAGAAGCCGCATCAACGGGCCTGGCTCGATCAGGACTGGAAGGTGGCCGAGGTCGGCGGCGGCGTGGTGACCTTCCGCAAGGATCAGTTGGCACACGAAATTCAGCCGCCGGTTCTCAAGGCCGCGTCCGAAACCGCCTCGCACGAGGCCCACAAGCGCCAGGCCCTGAGCGTCACCGCCGTGGTGGGCGGCGCCGTCGCACTCGTCGCCGGCCTCGGCGTGCTGGTCGCCAAGGCGGTCAGGTCGCGCAAGGCTTAG
- a CDS encoding 50S ribosomal protein L11 methyltransferase, translated as MSQDAVQIIARGPRTEAETAAAAIDADPMLEGATYSILEEDEDHDIWRIDAFPTTSEEADGLVAVLANYPKLKTMVEKLADADWLAMALSGLPPVRAGRFFVYGAHDRGKAPPNTVNLRIEAGAAFGTGHHGTTVGCLVAYNDLIKSKRFPRVLDVGAGTGVLAIAAARTGSKTAVGTDIDAPSVRISRENAKLNKAGARFVHASGLGHQLVRQDAPYDLVFANILAPPLVALSQDIKLALKPGGFAILSGLLRTQERRVLAAYLSKGFRLYRRLHRDAWATLVLRRA; from the coding sequence ATGAGCCAAGACGCCGTCCAGATCATCGCCCGCGGGCCCCGCACCGAGGCCGAAACCGCAGCCGCCGCCATCGACGCCGATCCGATGCTGGAAGGCGCCACCTATTCCATCCTGGAAGAGGACGAGGATCACGACATCTGGCGCATCGACGCCTTCCCGACGACCTCGGAGGAAGCCGACGGCCTGGTCGCCGTCCTGGCGAACTATCCGAAGCTGAAGACCATGGTCGAGAAGCTGGCTGACGCCGACTGGCTTGCCATGGCGCTGTCCGGCCTGCCGCCGGTGCGCGCCGGTCGGTTCTTCGTCTATGGCGCCCACGACAGGGGCAAGGCCCCGCCCAACACCGTGAACCTACGCATCGAGGCGGGCGCCGCCTTCGGCACCGGCCACCATGGCACCACTGTCGGCTGCCTGGTGGCCTACAACGATCTGATCAAGTCCAAGCGCTTCCCGCGCGTATTGGATGTCGGCGCCGGCACCGGCGTGCTGGCGATCGCCGCGGCGCGCACCGGCAGCAAAACCGCCGTCGGCACCGACATCGACGCCCCGTCGGTGCGGATCAGCCGCGAGAACGCCAAGCTGAACAAGGCGGGCGCCCGGTTCGTCCACGCCTCAGGCCTCGGCCACCAACTCGTGCGGCAGGACGCGCCCTACGACCTGGTGTTCGCCAACATCCTGGCCCCGCCCCTGGTCGCCCTCTCGCAGGACATCAAGCTGGCCCTGAAGCCTGGCGGCTTTGCGATCCTCTCGGGCCTGTTGCGCACCCAGGAGCGGCGCGTGCTGGCCGCCTATCTCTCCAAGGGCTTCCGCCTCTACCGCCGGCTGCATCGCGACGCCTGGGCGACCCTCGTCCTGCGCAGGGCCTAG
- a CDS encoding GNAT family N-acetyltransferase, whose product MEDQPPYPLQTPRLLLREFRLEDFDDIHAYATDPLTVRYMDWGPNTEQVTHEFLERQIAQQATWPRRDFSYAVELLAERKVIGSVRLGLSDHRNADFGYSLGSAYWGVGLGAEAARALVNLAFDRFDAHRVWASCDTRNRRSFGVMEKLGLRREGTLRQNQPAHEGGWRDTHIYAVLAHEWAARRNA is encoded by the coding sequence ATGGAAGACCAACCACCTTATCCCCTCCAGACTCCGCGGCTGTTGCTGCGCGAGTTTCGCCTGGAGGACTTTGACGACATCCACGCCTACGCCACCGACCCGCTGACAGTCCGCTACATGGATTGGGGGCCGAACACCGAACAGGTGACGCACGAGTTCTTGGAGCGCCAGATCGCTCAGCAGGCGACGTGGCCGCGCCGCGACTTCAGCTACGCCGTCGAACTCCTGGCCGAGCGGAAGGTGATCGGTTCGGTGCGCCTGGGCCTGAGCGACCATCGCAACGCCGATTTCGGCTACAGCCTGGGCAGCGCCTATTGGGGCGTGGGCCTGGGCGCGGAGGCGGCGCGGGCGCTGGTGAACCTGGCCTTCGATCGGTTCGACGCCCACCGCGTCTGGGCCTCCTGCGACACCCGCAACCGGCGCTCGTTCGGCGTCATGGAGAAGCTCGGCCTGCGGCGCGAGGGCACGCTTCGCCAGAACCAGCCGGCGCACGAGGGCGGCTGGCGGGACACCCACATCTACGCCGTGCTGGCGCACGAGTGGGCGGCCCGCCGCAACGCCTAG
- a CDS encoding GIY-YIG nuclease family protein yields MDKTSRREAIRQYKERKVPVGIFAIRCRPTAEAWVGASRNLDGQRNSSFFSLRLGSHRNRDMQAAWKAHGGEEAFEFSILELLEDEDLGPLGRDSWLKERERHWLAQLGARSAV; encoded by the coding sequence ATGGACAAGACCAGTCGCCGCGAAGCCATCCGCCAGTACAAGGAGCGCAAGGTCCCGGTCGGGATCTTCGCCATCCGCTGCCGCCCGACCGCCGAGGCCTGGGTCGGCGCCTCGCGCAATCTCGACGGCCAGCGCAATTCATCCTTCTTCAGCCTGCGGCTCGGCTCGCACCGCAATCGCGACATGCAGGCGGCCTGGAAGGCCCACGGCGGGGAGGAGGCGTTCGAGTTCTCTATCCTCGAACTGCTCGAGGACGAGGACCTCGGCCCGCTGGGGCGCGATAGCTGGCTGAAGGAGCGCGAGCGTCACTGGCTGGCGCAACTTGGCGCCCGCTCGGCGGTTTAG